DNA from Sulfurimonas gotlandica GD1:
GTTATAAATTATTACAAAACTATTGCAATAATTATAATATTGAGTTATAATTTTAAATATTCATTAAACTTATAGGAATTATTATGTTAAAAGATTTTGCCAAATTACAGACTTTTCTAATGGTTATTAAAGAGAAGAGTTTCTCGAAGGCATCTGCGAAATTAGGTATCTCTCAACCAGCAGTTACTCAACAGATAAAATTCATCGAAGATTATCTTGATACAAGAATTGTCGAGAGAAAAAAGAACGGTATCTTACTTACGAAAGAAGGTGAAGATCTTTATAGAATTGCTGTAAAACTTGATAAAGCAATAGCAAGCAGTGAAAAAGAACTTCTTAAAATTATCAACAAAGAATTTACATTTATCATGGGTAGTTCAAATGCTATTGGTAACTACATTCTTCCTAACTACCTTGGTGAGATCAAGCAAAGAATTGGAAATGAAGTTTACATGCATGTTGGTCTATCTTCTGAGATAATTGATCAACTTGAAGAGAAAAAAATAGATGTTGCACTTATTGAATCTCCAATATTTAGAGATGGAATCATCTATAGAGAATGGGTTCAAGATGAACTTGTACTTTTCTCAAACCAACCAATAAAAAAGCAACTAGCCGCTGAA
Protein-coding regions in this window:
- a CDS encoding LysR family transcriptional regulator — translated: MLKDFAKLQTFLMVIKEKSFSKASAKLGISQPAVTQQIKFIEDYLDTRIVERKKNGILLTKEGEDLYRIAVKLDKAIASSEKELLKIINKEFTFIMGSSNAIGNYILPNYLGEIKQRIGNEVYMHVGLSSEIIDQLEEKKIDVALIESPIFRDGIIYREWVQDELVLFSNQPIKKQLAAEDLFEFDWICRNEDSHTRKLTSEVFEEMGVQCTNFNVLAVLASPTAIKETIMHADKNAEKPLVSIMSRHVIQAELDSGRLFEARLKNYKIERNFYIAYLKERKHDAFVDNVVSFLLSLNKI